The sequence CAGTGTTCCACTTAGATGGGGAGTTCCGCATGAACCAGCCTCGCCACGCCCGCCCGGTGATCTCGGTGCGCCCGGTGGTGCTGCCCGCCCCGGGCCGCGGCGACGATCTGCAGGTTCGGGTCACCGCCCCGGCCGCCGGCGGCGACCTGCCCGTCATCGTCTTCTCGCACGGGTTCGGCCAGTCGATGGACGGCTACGCCCCGCTGACCGACCACTGGAGCGCCCAGGGTTTCGCGGTCGTGCAACCCACCCACCTCGACGCGCGGACGCTGGGCCTCGCGCCGGACGACGCCCGCCACCCGGACATCTGGCGCCACCGGGTGGACGACCTCGTCCGGGTCCTGGACCACCTCGATCTCATCGAGGCGGCCGTGCCCGGCCTCGCCGGCCGCCTGGACCGCGGCCGCGTCGCCGTCGCCGGCCACTCCTGGGGCGCCCAGACGGCGAGCATGCTGCTGGGCGCGCGGGTGCTCGACGCGGCCGGCGTCCCGGGCCCGAGCCGGGCCGACGCGCGGGTCCGGGCCGGCGTGCTGCTCGCGCTGACCGGCACCGGCGGCGACAGCCTGACGCCGTTCGCGGCCGAGCACTTCCCGTTCATGCACCCCGACTTCACCGGCCTGACCACGCCGTCGCTGCTGGTGGCCGGGGACAGGGACCGGTCGATGCTCAGCGTCCGGGGTCCGGAGTGGTTCACCGAGGCGTACTCGCTCAGCCCCGGGGTGCGCAGCCTGTTGACGCTGTCCGGCGCGGAGCACTCGCTGGGCGGGATCACCGGGTACGCCAGCACCGAGACGACCGACGAGAGCCCGGAGCGGGTCGCGCTGATCCAGCGGGTCAGCGTGGCGTTCCTGCGCGACCGGCTGCACCTCGCGGACTCGGCCTGGGCCCGGCTCGGCGCCGCGCTGACGACCGGCACCCACCCGGTGGGACGCCTGCGCTCGAAGTGACCGGCGGCGGCGCGCCCGGCTCCGGATCCCGCGCGAATCAGCGGGAACGGCAGGAGTTCATGAGGGTTTCTCGGGGTATGCGGCGACGGACCGACTACCACAAATCCCATCCAACACGACAAAGGAGTCAGTGATGTCCGTACGCAACGTGCAGGAAGCCTTCCTCTTCGACCTGTCCATGGCCTACGCGGGGGAGCGGGCCGCGGCCGAGATCGTCGACCGGTGCGCCCGCGAGGTGGCCGACGACCGGGCGCGCATGCTGCTCGGCCTGCACGCCGAGGAGATCCGTGCGCAGATGAAGGGCATCGAGCAGATGTTCACCATGCTCCGCGCCCAGCCGCAGAACGTGCGCTGTCCGGTGGTCGAGGGGGTGCGCGAGGAGATCGAGCAGTTCCGGCAGCAGGACCCGGCGCCGGAGTTCGTCGCCGCCACCATGCTCTTCGGCACCGTCAAGATCAGTCACGGCGCGATGGACACCTTCGGTCTGCTCGTCGACAAGGCGATGCTGATGGGTGAGATCGACGCCGCGCTGATGCTCACCACGATCTGCAAGCAGAAGGAGGACACGGCCGGCATGGCGCACCGGCTGATGCACGAGATCCTGCTCGAGTGCACCGGCGAGACGAGCGGCGCGCTCACCGAGCTGGCGGCCGCGGGCGGTGCCCGCACCATGGCCGGCACCTCGGCGTAGGGCGGACCGGTATCCCCCCGGTTTGCCGGTCGGCTGTGCGGTTGGTCCGGGTCTGTCCCGGTGTGCTGCGCGATTTCGCCTCCGCGCGCGGCGCAACGGAGGATGATGTCGGACTAGTGGTGGTGAAACGCCGCGAATGTTCCGGCCACCACCGTCACCGGAGGACTCCGGACGGAAAGGACATCACCATGGCCTCGGGATCGGCTGCCAAGAAATCTCCGGCCGGGTTGATCCGCCTGCTCGCGCTCCTGGTCGTCGCCGCCGGCGTGATCATGCTGATCGCCGGGGCGGCCACCTGGTTCACCGTGGCGAACCAGCTCGCCGACGAGAAGATCACCGTCTCCGCCGACGCCGACAACTTCGCCGGTGACAAGATCGACGGGCCGCTGACCGCGTACGCCGAAGCGCAGGTCATCGAGAAGCACGCGCTCGCCGCCAGCGGCGGCAAGACCTACGCCGAGCTGGCGAAGGAGGACCCGAAGCGGGAGGTCGTCATGACCGGCTCGTTCCTGCGGTCCTCG is a genomic window of Actinoplanes teichomyceticus ATCC 31121 containing:
- a CDS encoding alpha/beta hydrolase family protein — translated: MNQPRHARPVISVRPVVLPAPGRGDDLQVRVTAPAAGGDLPVIVFSHGFGQSMDGYAPLTDHWSAQGFAVVQPTHLDARTLGLAPDDARHPDIWRHRVDDLVRVLDHLDLIEAAVPGLAGRLDRGRVAVAGHSWGAQTASMLLGARVLDAAGVPGPSRADARVRAGVLLALTGTGGDSLTPFAAEHFPFMHPDFTGLTTPSLLVAGDRDRSMLSVRGPEWFTEAYSLSPGVRSLLTLSGAEHSLGGITGYASTETTDESPERVALIQRVSVAFLRDRLHLADSAWARLGAALTTGTHPVGRLRSK
- a CDS encoding aromatic ring-opening dioxygenase LigA, which encodes MASGSAAKKSPAGLIRLLALLVVAAGVIMLIAGAATWFTVANQLADEKITVSADADNFAGDKIDGPLTAYAEAQVIEKHALAASGGKTYAELAKEDPKREVVMTGSFLRSSLFTSVVSFGVAAMAMGLGVLFLIIGYALFAVGRSLPPVGSPAID
- a CDS encoding DUF892 family protein, with product MSVRNVQEAFLFDLSMAYAGERAAAEIVDRCAREVADDRARMLLGLHAEEIRAQMKGIEQMFTMLRAQPQNVRCPVVEGVREEIEQFRQQDPAPEFVAATMLFGTVKISHGAMDTFGLLVDKAMLMGEIDAALMLTTICKQKEDTAGMAHRLMHEILLECTGETSGALTELAAAGGARTMAGTSA